From Panicum hallii strain FIL2 chromosome 2, PHallii_v3.1, whole genome shotgun sequence, a single genomic window includes:
- the LOC112882612 gene encoding aspartic proteinase nepenthesin-1-like, whose protein sequence is MPRLAAILVVLLPLLLLSAAGAAALPRGRFGFEATLRHVDADAEYTKAELLARAVARSRARAATLQSLAALAPGDAVTAARILVRASDGEYLMDMGIGTPPRYYSAILDTGSDLIWTQCAPCLLCVDQPTPYFDPAQSPTYRAIGCSSPACNALYYPFCFQNVCVYQYFYGDSASTAGVLANETFTFGTNTSRVTVPSISFGCGNLNAGSLANGSGMVGFGRGSLSLVSQLGSPRFSYCLTSFLSKVPSRLYFGAYATLNSTNASTTGPVQSTPFVVNPALPTMYFLNMTGISVGGELLPIDPAVFAINDTDGTGGTIIDSGTTITYLAEPAYGALRAAFVSQIKLPLLNVSDTSVLDTCFKWPPPPRQSLTLPQLVLHFDGADMELPLQNYMLVEPISGGLCLAMATSDDGSIIGNFQHQNFHVLYDLENSLLSFVPAPCNLI, encoded by the coding sequence ATGCCACGGCTCGCAGCAATCTTGGTCGTCTTGCTCCCGCTGCTGCTGCTTTccgcggccggcgccgcggcgcTCCCCCGCGGCCGGTTCGGCTTCGAGGCCACGCTGCGGCACGTCGACGCGGACGCCGAGTACACCAAGGCGGAGCTGCTGGCCCGGGCCGTGGCCCGCAGCCGGGCCCGCGCCGCCACGCTGCAGTcgctggcggcgctggcgccggGGGACGCGGTCACCGCGGCGCGCATCCTGGTGCGCGCCAGCGACGGCGAGTACCTGATGGACATGGGCATCGGCACGCCGCCGCGGTACTACTCGGCGATCCTCGACACCGGCAGCGACCTCATCTGGACGCAGTGCGCGCCGTGCCTGCTGTGCGTGGACCAGCCCACGCCCTACTTCGACCCGGCGCAGTCGCCCACGTACAGGGCGATCGGCTGCTCGTCCCCAGCCTGCAACGCCCTCTACTATCCCTTCTGCTTCCAGAACGTGTGCGTCTACCAGTACTTCTACGGCGACAGCGCCAGCACCGCCGGCGTCCTCGCCAACGAGACGTTCACGTTCGGCACCAACACCTCGCGTGTCACCGTGCCGAGCATCTCATTCGGGTGCGGCAACCTCAACGCCGGCTCGCTCGCCAACGGCTCCGGCATGGTCGGCTTCGGCCGGGGGTCGCTGTCGCTGGTGAGCCAGCTCGGCTCCCCCAGGTTCTCCTACTGCCTCACCTCCTTCCTGTCCAAGGTGCCCAGCCGGCTCTACTTCGGCGCCTACGCCACGCTCAACAGCACCAACGCGAGCACCACCGGGCCGGTGCAGTCCACGCCCTTCGTCGTCAACCCAGCGCTCCCGACGATGTACTTTCTCAACATGACCGGCATCAGCGTCGGCGGCGAGCTGCTGCCCATCGACCCGGCGGTGTTCGCCATCAACGACACGGACGGCACGGGCGGGACCATCATCGACTCCGGCACGACGATCACGTACCTAGCGGAGCCGGCGTACGGCGCCCTCCGCGCGGCGTTCGTGTCGCAGATCAAGCTGCCCCTGCTGAACGTGTCGGACACGTCGGTGCTGGACACGTGCTTCaagtggccgccgccgccgcgccagtCCCTGACGCTGCCGCAGCTGGTGCTCCACTTCGACGGGGCGGACATGGAGCTCCCGCTGCAGAACTACATGCTGGTGGAACCCATCTCAGGGGGCCTGTGCCTCGCCATGGCGACGTCCGACGACGGCTCCATCATCGGCAACTTCCAGCACCAGAACTTCCACGTGCTCTACGACCTCGAGAACAGCCTCCTGTCCTTCGTCCCGGCGCCGTGCAATCTAATCTAG
- the LOC112882354 gene encoding lysM domain-containing GPI-anchored protein LYP4-like, whose protein sequence is MRPPPSSWLHHLLLLFLAAVPSALSKSTLESCASSTACPALLSYTLYADLKLAEVAALFAADPLAILAANAIDFAVPDPANRILPAGLPLRVPVPCACSDGIRKATSVRYVARAGDTLASVAGSVYGGLTTADWIRDSNGMPEGAALDAGTTLFVPLHCACFGGVDSGVPAVYLTYVVAEGDTVPAIARRFRTTGNDLMSVNDMAAADVAAGDIIVVPLPACASSFPAYTSDAGLSVANGTYAITANRCVQCSCGPGNLDLFCVPAPLADSTCSSMQCSNSSMMLGNFTLQMTSAGCSVTSCSYGGYVNGTILTTLTTSLKPQCPGPHQFPPLMPPPTTSFFETYLGPSPTPMPSEGGIGPQMAGMAPTSSPPVSSRSPAPADRRAGDVLALFALSLAAANLLW, encoded by the exons ATGCGGCCACCACCGTCGTCCtggctccaccacctcctcctcctcttcctcgccgccgtgccGAGTGCTCTGTCCAAGTCGACGCTGGAGTCCTGCGCCTCGTCCACCGCGTGCCCGGCGCTCCTCTCCTACACGCTCTACGCGGACCTGAAGCTGGCCGAGGTCGCGGCGCTCTTCGCCGCCGACCCGCTCGCCATCCTGGCCGCCAATGCCATCGACTTCGCGGTGCCGGACCCCGCCAACCGCATCCTCCCCGCCGGCCTGCCCCTCCGCGTGCCCGTCCCCTGCGCCTGCTCCGACGGCATCCGCAAGGCCACCTCCGTGCGCTACGTGGCCCGGGCCGGGGACACGCTGGCGTCCGTGGCGGGGTCCGTCTACGGCGGGCTCACCACCGCCGACTGGATCCGCGACTCCAACGGCATGCCCGAGGGCGCCGCGCTCGACGCCGGGACAACGCTGTTCGTGCCGCTCCACTGCGCCTGCTTCGGCGGCGTCGACAGCGGCGTGCCCGCGGTGTACCTGACCTACGTGGTGGCCGAGGGCGACACCGTGCCGGCCATCGCGCGGAGGTTCCGGACCACGGGGAACGACCTCATGAGCGTCAACGACATGGCCGCCGCCGACGTCGCCGCCGGGGACATCATCGTCGTGCCGCTGCCCG CGTGCGCGTCGTCATTCCCGGCGTACACGTCGGACGCCGGCCTGTCCGTGGCGAACGGGACCTACGCGATCACCGCCAACCGCTGCGTCCAGTGCAGCTGCGGTCCGGGCAACCTGGA CCTGTTCTGTGTGCCGGCGCCGCTGGCGGACTCGACGTGCTCCAGCATGCAGTGCAGCAACAGCAGCATGATGCTCGGCAACTTCACGCTCCAGATGACCAGCGCCGGCTGCAGCGTCACCTCCTGCAGCTACGGCGGATATGTGAACGGGACGATCCTCACCAC GCTAACCACGTCACTGAAACCTCAGTGCCCAG GCCCGCACCAGTTCCCTCCGCTGATGCCGCCACCGACGACGTCGTTCTTCGAGACGTACCTCGGCCCGTCGCCGACGCCGATGCCATCTGAAGGAGGCATCGGCCCGCAGATGGCTGGCATGGCGCCGACGAGCAGCCCGCCGGTGAGTTCTAGGAGTCCTGCCCCAGCAGACCGGCGCGCCGGGGATGTTCTTGCACTGTTCGCtctctccctcgccgccgccaactTGCTGTGGTAG